The following coding sequences lie in one Marispirochaeta sp. genomic window:
- a CDS encoding DEAD/DEAH box helicase has translation MSQTTQSFQTLGLDTRLLKAVETQGYTSPTPVQFRAIPLILDGNDVIGGAQTGTGKTAAFVLPLLQRLAKPGGRGSAPRVLILTPTRELAAQVHQSVVDYGANMQLHSTVIFGGVGIGPQIQTLRRGIDILVATPGRLLDHVSQGTLDLSRIETLVLDEADRMLDMGFINDIRKIIKLLPTKRQNLLFSATYTDDVRKLANSILSNPVSVEVTPRNTAAETVTHVVHPVEKARKSELITQLIKEHNWFRILVFTRTKHGADRLSKHLAKNGIPSAAIHGNKSQNARTRALREFKAGNVQTLVATDIAARGLDIDDLPHVINYELPNIPEDYVHRIGRTGRAGASGLASSLVSADEKSYLEGIEKLLKRRIDVQTINGFSMERDAGPPPHILQAQRMRERSLQRRGSQTRNGNSQRSSRTH, from the coding sequence ATGTCTCAAACAACTCAAAGCTTCCAGACCCTGGGTCTGGATACCCGGCTGCTGAAAGCCGTGGAAACTCAAGGCTATACCAGCCCCACCCCGGTCCAGTTCCGGGCTATCCCGCTGATTCTTGATGGCAACGATGTTATAGGAGGCGCCCAAACCGGTACCGGTAAAACCGCGGCCTTTGTTTTACCCCTGCTGCAGCGCCTGGCCAAACCCGGCGGAAGAGGCAGTGCGCCCCGGGTACTGATCCTGACTCCTACCAGGGAACTGGCAGCCCAGGTGCATCAGAGCGTAGTCGACTACGGTGCCAATATGCAACTCCACTCCACCGTTATTTTCGGCGGCGTCGGTATCGGCCCTCAGATTCAGACCCTGCGCCGGGGAATCGATATCCTGGTAGCAACCCCCGGACGCCTGCTGGATCATGTATCCCAGGGAACCCTGGACCTCTCCCGTATCGAGACTCTGGTGCTGGACGAGGCGGACCGCATGCTGGATATGGGCTTTATCAACGATATCCGCAAGATTATCAAGCTTTTGCCAACAAAGCGTCAGAACCTGCTCTTCTCGGCAACCTATACCGATGATGTCCGCAAACTGGCCAATTCCATTCTGAGCAATCCGGTATCAGTCGAGGTAACGCCCCGCAACACCGCCGCCGAAACGGTAACCCACGTGGTACACCCGGTGGAAAAGGCCCGCAAGAGCGAGCTTATTACCCAGCTTATAAAGGAACACAACTGGTTCCGCATTCTGGTCTTTACCAGAACAAAACACGGTGCCGACAGGCTTTCGAAGCATCTGGCAAAAAACGGTATACCCTCGGCGGCGATCCACGGTAACAAGAGTCAGAACGCCCGTACACGGGCCCTGCGGGAGTTTAAAGCCGGCAATGTGCAGACCCTGGTGGCCACGGATATAGCAGCCCGTGGACTGGATATTGATGACCTGCCTCACGTAATTAACTACGAGCTGCCCAATATTCCGGAGGACTATGTACACCGTATCGGCCGTACCGGCCGGGCCGGGGCCTCGGGTCTGGCATCCTCTCTGGTAAGCGCCGATGAGAAGAGCTACCTGGAAGGAATCGAAAAGCTCTTGAAGCGCCGTATTGATGTACAGACGATCAACGGCTTTTCCATGGAAAGAGACGCAGGGCCCCCACCCCATATTCTTCAGGCTCAGCGCATGCGGGAACGCAGCCTTCAGCGCCGCGGGAGTCAGACCCGGAACGGAAACAGTCAACGGAGCAGCCGGACTCATTGA
- a CDS encoding exodeoxyribonuclease III → MIKIYSWNVNGIRAARKKGLMEWFGGIQPDILALQETKAQPEQLDEELISPEGYIALWASAQKKGYSGVSVYSREEPLKVDILGADEFDSEGRGLVLSFPKFTLFNCYFPNSQPEGARLDYKLDFCSFLHDAARRRVAAGENVVIVGDYNIAHKPIDLARPQQNEKNPGYLPEERAWMDSFTADGFTDTFRMFTSEGGNYTWWSYRAGARSKNIGWRIDYACVNDSFAGAVKSSSIHPEVMGSDHCPISIGLDI, encoded by the coding sequence TTGATTAAGATCTACTCGTGGAACGTCAATGGCATCCGTGCGGCCCGGAAAAAGGGGCTGATGGAATGGTTCGGCGGAATACAGCCGGATATCCTCGCCCTGCAGGAGACCAAAGCCCAGCCGGAACAGCTGGATGAGGAGCTGATCTCTCCAGAGGGCTATATCGCCCTCTGGGCCAGCGCACAGAAGAAAGGCTACAGCGGGGTCTCTGTCTACAGCAGAGAGGAACCCCTGAAGGTGGATATCCTGGGTGCGGATGAGTTCGACTCCGAAGGCCGTGGTCTGGTTCTCAGCTTTCCGAAGTTCACCCTTTTCAACTGCTATTTTCCCAACAGCCAGCCCGAGGGGGCCAGGCTCGATTACAAGCTCGATTTCTGCTCCTTTCTGCACGATGCCGCCCGCCGGCGTGTCGCCGCGGGGGAGAATGTGGTCATTGTCGGGGATTACAACATAGCCCATAAACCCATTGATCTTGCACGGCCGCAGCAGAATGAGAAGAACCCCGGGTATCTGCCGGAGGAACGGGCCTGGATGGACAGCTTTACCGCCGACGGTTTTACTGACACCTTCCGCATGTTCACCAGCGAAGGCGGAAACTACACCTGGTGGTCCTATCGTGCCGGAGCCAGGTCGAAGAACATCGGCTGGCGTATCGATTATGCCTGTGTCAACGACAGCTTTGCCGGAGCAGTTAAATCCTCTTCCATCCACCCGGAGGTGATGGGATCCGACCACTGTCCGATCTCAATCGGGCTGGATATTTAG
- a CDS encoding MBL fold metallo-hydrolase: MPPVLPSIEIHSVAGGHAHVYLVKAGDTGVLVDAGIPGSEEKILAATRRAGLEPEKISLILLTHAHYDHAGSLAELKEATGAPVCCSHYEETHLLSGRTPFPKGLGPYTKTVSKLAGKILAGREQFNPVQPDILITGERDLSEFGIPGRIVPMPGHSGGSIALLLENEAAFIGDAAFNILPWSVVPPFADDPKNLVTSWRYLLQSGAERFYPGHGKPFSRDKLAASLERLIKKAQRESGEKID; this comes from the coding sequence TTGCCCCCTGTTTTACCTTCCATAGAGATACACTCTGTTGCCGGCGGTCATGCTCATGTCTATCTGGTCAAAGCAGGGGATACCGGGGTTCTTGTGGATGCCGGTATTCCGGGATCGGAAGAGAAAATACTGGCCGCCACAAGAAGAGCAGGTCTTGAACCGGAGAAGATATCTCTTATTCTGCTGACCCATGCCCATTATGACCACGCAGGATCCCTGGCGGAGCTCAAGGAGGCAACCGGGGCCCCGGTATGCTGCTCCCATTACGAGGAAACCCATCTGCTTTCCGGCAGAACGCCCTTCCCCAAAGGACTCGGTCCGTACACAAAAACCGTATCAAAACTCGCGGGCAAAATCCTGGCCGGCAGGGAACAGTTCAACCCCGTGCAGCCGGATATTCTTATAACAGGAGAGAGGGACCTGTCGGAATTCGGCATCCCCGGAAGAATCGTTCCAATGCCCGGGCACTCAGGAGGGTCCATAGCCCTGTTGCTGGAGAATGAAGCTGCCTTCATCGGTGATGCGGCATTCAATATTCTTCCCTGGTCGGTGGTTCCTCCCTTTGCGGATGATCCTAAAAACCTGGTCACAAGCTGGAGATACCTTCTGCAGAGCGGCGCCGAACGCTTCTACCCGGGTCACGGAAAACCTTTTTCCCGGGATAAGCTGGCAGCCAGCCTGGAAAGGCTGATAAAAAAAGCACAAAGAGAATCAGGAGAAAAAATTGATTAA
- a CDS encoding tetratricopeptide repeat protein: MKRRISIFLSALCIIILLVHLFSLYNAKTRHNELKTLLLAQHDEHMQAVQNLDAKVSAIDKAVAAGFEHNGYALRGLESGQRSLSGRLSTMNGHLSSDLAAVSRGQAALAAALKETGIRSQDPKDDLFVQSLFRKGQEYFADERYAQAAVSMADVLSLAPDYHEARLIHAVAWYRENPLDSGRREEIRADLAALVSRDPHNILALETLGSMALEEQDWRRARQYYQRLIGLDGRNIEYSRMFVVACRAEGAVEEAEEEITLLLQDDPGNPRYLLYRGEALEKQGEYGQAFTFYEASYRRDPAYLPALLGAARTAVQTGNYLRAGELLSSPSVPKNHTICNLLAECSKNLGDGENAITWWEKAAASLTLNTPEDTKKACACYVRIARYSFEAADYEGALEAAGKGLRLAGNPELHLIKAKALLETGRTAQAKEELSLVVQSEADLLLNEEARKLLESLEGDDG; this comes from the coding sequence ATGAAAAGAAGAATATCAATATTTTTGTCTGCCCTCTGTATAATAATCCTGCTGGTCCATCTGTTCTCACTATACAACGCAAAAACCCGTCACAACGAGCTCAAAACCCTGCTTCTTGCCCAGCATGATGAACATATGCAGGCCGTTCAGAATTTGGACGCGAAAGTCTCAGCCATTGATAAAGCTGTGGCCGCCGGTTTTGAGCACAATGGGTATGCGTTACGCGGGCTTGAGTCCGGACAGCGTTCCTTGAGCGGACGCCTTTCCACCATGAACGGACACCTCTCCTCTGATCTTGCAGCTGTCAGCCGCGGGCAGGCTGCTCTGGCTGCAGCCCTGAAGGAGACAGGGATCAGGTCGCAGGACCCCAAGGACGATCTGTTTGTACAGTCCCTGTTCAGAAAGGGGCAGGAGTATTTCGCCGATGAACGCTACGCCCAGGCAGCTGTCAGCATGGCGGATGTGCTGTCCCTTGCGCCTGATTACCATGAAGCGCGCCTGATCCATGCTGTTGCCTGGTACCGGGAGAATCCCCTGGACTCCGGACGCCGGGAAGAGATCAGGGCCGATCTTGCCGCGCTTGTATCCCGGGATCCCCACAACATTCTGGCCCTGGAGACCCTGGGAAGTATGGCGCTTGAAGAACAGGACTGGCGCAGAGCGCGACAGTATTACCAGCGTCTGATCGGGCTGGATGGCCGGAATATCGAGTATTCCCGGATGTTCGTTGTCGCCTGCCGGGCGGAAGGTGCTGTTGAGGAGGCGGAGGAAGAGATCACCCTGCTTTTACAGGATGATCCCGGCAATCCCCGCTACCTGCTGTACCGCGGAGAAGCATTGGAGAAGCAGGGAGAGTATGGCCAGGCCTTTACGTTCTACGAGGCAAGCTACAGGCGGGATCCAGCGTATCTGCCGGCACTTCTCGGGGCTGCCCGCACGGCCGTACAGACGGGAAACTACCTCCGCGCCGGAGAGCTGCTCAGCTCTCCTTCGGTTCCGAAAAACCATACAATCTGTAATCTGCTGGCGGAGTGCAGTAAGAACCTGGGTGATGGTGAAAATGCAATTACCTGGTGGGAAAAGGCGGCCGCCTCGCTGACACTGAATACGCCCGAAGACACAAAGAAAGCCTGCGCCTGTTATGTACGGATCGCCCGGTATTCTTTTGAAGCTGCTGATTATGAAGGAGCGCTTGAAGCGGCGGGAAAAGGGCTGCGGCTTGCCGGGAATCCGGAGCTGCACCTTATTAAAGCGAAAGCCCTGCTTGAAACGGGCCGCACGGCTCAGGCGAAAGAGGAACTGTCCCTGGTAGTTCAATCGGAGGCGGATCTGCTGCTGAACGAAGAGGCCCGGAAGCTTCTTGAGAGTCTGGAAGGCGACGATGGGTAA